One part of the Arabidopsis thaliana chromosome 1 sequence genome encodes these proteins:
- a CDS encoding Disease resistance protein (TIR-NBS-LRR class) family (Disease resistance protein (TIR-NBS-LRR class) family; FUNCTIONS IN: transmembrane receptor activity, nucleoside-triphosphatase activity, nucleotide binding, ATP binding; INVOLVED IN: signal transduction, defense response, apoptosis, innate immune response; LOCATED IN: intrinsic to membrane; CONTAINS InterPro DOMAIN/s: ATPase, AAA+ type, core (InterPro:IPR003593), NB-ARC (InterPro:IPR002182), Disease resistance protein (InterPro:IPR000767), Toll-Interleukin receptor (InterPro:IPR000157); BEST Arabidopsis thaliana protein match is: Disease resistance protein (TIR-NBS-LRR class) (TAIR:AT1G56510.1).) encodes MASSSSSPRNWRYNVFTSFHGPDVRIKFLSHLRQQFIYNGITMFDDNGIERSQIIAPALKKAIGESRIAILLLSKNYASSSWSLDELLEILKCKEDIGQIVMTVFYEVDPSDVRNQTGDFGIAFKETCAHKTEEERQKWTQALTYVGNIAGEDFKHWPNEAKMIEKIARDVSDILNVTPCRDFDGMVGLNDHLREMESLLDLKNDGVKIVGISGPAGIGKSTIATALHGRLSNMFQRTCFVDNLRESYKIGLDEYRLKLHLQQQLLAYVLNQDKIRVGHLSVMKERLDDLRVLIILDDVEHLYQLEALADIRWFGPGSRVIVTTENREILLQHGIKDIYHVGFPSEGEALMIFCLSAFRQPSPPYGFLKLTYEVASICGNLPLGLHVLGTLLWGKSQADWIEELPRLKDCLDGRIESVLKVGYESLYEKDQALFLLIAVYFNYDYVDYVTSMLENTNVLDVRLGLKKLANRCLIQIDIDHNRKSRVVMNRLLQVMAREVISKQKISKRKILEDPQDICYVLEEAKGKGSALGLSLDVAEIKELVINKKAFKKMCNLLILKVFNGTDPRDSKLHVPEEMELPSSIRLLHWEAYPRKSFRFGPENLVTLNMEYSELEKLWKGTQPLANLKEMNLCGSSCLKELPDLSKAANLERLDVAECNALVEIPSSVANLHKIVNLHMESCESLEVIPTLINLASLKIINIHDCPRLKSFPDVPTSLEELVIEKTGVQELPASFRHCTGVTTLYICSNRNLKTFSTHLPMGLRKLDLSNCGIEWVTDSIKDLHNLYYLKLSGCKRLVSLPELPCSLECLFAEDCTSLERVSDSLNIPNAQFNFIKCFTLDREARRAIIQQSFVHGNVILPAREVLEEVDYRARGNCLTIPPSAFNRFKVCVVLVIGDSVKSASEDFQLQTVYTFQTEHVFIFDISFPLIFNGRKIMLKFFGGYARIIECGVQILMDETDGSNKGLFENVEWRTYKSYEEAVEKEEYQWDTNQSEEEEEDDLWDTHESNEAFDKEDHDYESAPTAYEDICLNPSPKLDPIPNPTASSSRPLSRFTFPDSAAAFATPRIDDEASNKDDNEEGDKSEIVSEDKDEDTAHDGDYQSISSKLLHMLSLCVN; translated from the exons atggcttcttcttcttcctcacctCGCAACTGGAGATACAATGTCTTCACGAGCTTCCATGGACCAGACGTCCGTATTAAATTTCTCAGTCATTTACGTCAACAGTTTATTTACAATGGAATTACTATGTTCGATGACAACGGGATCGAAAGAAGCCAAATTATCGCTCCAGCTCTCAAAAAAGCCATTGGAGAATCGAGGATCGCGATCTTATTGCTCTCGAAGAACTATGCTTCTTCCAGTTGGTCTTTGGATGAGCTATTGGAGATTTTAAAGTGCAAAGAAGATATAGGGCAAATAGTGATGACTGTCTTCTACGAAGTTGATCCTTCTGATGTCCGCAACCAAACCGGAGATTTTGGGATTGCTTTTAAAGAAACTTGTGCTCataaaacagaggaggagagGCAAAAATGGACCCAAGCTTTGACCTATGTGGGCAACATTGCCGGAGAAGACTTTAAACACTG gCCCAATGAAGCTAAAATGATCGAGAAGATTGCAAGAGATGTTTCAGATATACTAAACGTCACACCGTGTAGGGATTTTGATGGCATGGTTGGACTAAACGATCATTTGAGGGAAATGGAGTCTTTGCTAGATTTAAAGAATGATGGAGTTAAGATTGTTGGAATCTCTGGTCCTGCAGGCATTGGTAAAAGTACCATTGCTACAGCTTTACATGGTCGACTCTCTAACATGTTTCAGCGTACTTGTTTTGTGGACAATCTTAGGGAAAGCTATAAGATTGGTCTTGATGAGTATCGTTTGAAGTTGCACTTACAACAGCAACTTCTTGCATATGTTTTAAATCAGGATAAAATTAGGGTGGGCCATTTAAGTGTGATGAAAGAAAGGCTTGACGACTTGAGGGTTCTTATTATTCTTGATGATGTGGAGCATCTATATCAACTAGAGGCTTTGGCTGATATCAGGTGGTTTGGTCCTGGAAGTAGGGTGATAGTGACCactgaaaacagagagattttgCTGCAACATGGTATCAAGGATATATACCATGTGGGTTTTCCATCAGAAGGAGAAGCTCTAATGATCTTTTGTCTATCTGCTTTTAGACAACCCTCTCCACCTTATGGTTTTTTGAAGCTTACATATGAAGTTGCAAGTATTTGTGGTAATCTTCCATTGGGTCTGCATGTTTTGGGGACGTTATTGTGGGGAAAAAGTCAGGCTGACTGGATTGAAGAACTACCAAGGTTGAAAGACTGTCTTGATGGAAGAATTGAGAGTGTATTGAAAGTTGGCTATGAGAGTTTATATGAGAAAGACCAAGCTCTTTTTCTCCTCATTGCAGTCTACTTCAATTATGATTATGTTGATTATGTGACATCCATGCTAGAAAATACTAACGTATTGGATGTTAGACTTGGGTTGAAAAAACTAGCTAATAGATGTCTTATACAAATAGATATAGACCATAATCGCAAAAGTAGAGTCGTAATGAACCGGTTGCTACAAGTAATGGCTCGAGAAGTtatttccaaacaaaaaatttccaaaCGAAAGATTCTAGAAGATCCCCAGGATATTTGTTATGTTCTAGAAGAGGCAAAg GGTAAAGGATCAGCTTTAGGATTATCATTGGACGTAGCAGAGATCAAAGAATtagtaataaacaaaaaggcttttaaaaaaatgtgcAATCTTCTCATCTTAAAAGTCTTTAATGGGACGGATCCCCGAGATAGTAAATTGCACGTACCAGAGGAGATGGAGCTTCCATCTAGCATAAGGTTACTACATTGGGAGGCATACCCGAGAAAATCTTTTAGATTTGGTCCAGAAAATCTCGTCACACTCAACATGGAGTACAGTGAGCTCGAGAAGCTATGGAAAGGAACTCAG CCACTTGCAAATCTCAAGGAGATGAACTTGTGTGGGTCATCTTGTTTGAAGGAACTCCCAGATCTTTCGAAAGCAGCAAATCTGGAGAGATTGGATGTGGCTGAGTGCAATGCTTTGGTAGAGATTCCATCCTCAGTTGCGAATCTTCACAAAATAGTTAACTTACACATGGAATCCTGTGAAAGTCTAGAAGTCATTCCAACTCTCATCAACTTGGCATCTCTTAAGATTATCAACATACATGATTGCCCACGGTTGAAAAGTTTTCCAGATGTTCCCACCAGCCTCGAGGAACTTGTGATAGAGAAAACAGGGGTACAAGAATTGCCTGCATCATTTAGGCATTGCACTGGTGTTACTACTCTTTATATATGTTCCAATAGAAATCTCAAGACCTTCTCAACACATCTCCCCATGGGTCTAAGGAAGCTAGACCTAAGCAATTGTGGTATTGAGTGGGTTACAGATAGCATCAAAGATCTTCATAATCTATATTACCTTAAACTATCAGGCTGCAAAAGACTTGTGTCTTTGCCAGAACTCCCTTGTTCGCTCGAGTGTCTATTTGCAGAGGATTGTACATCACTAGAAAGAGTAAGTGACTCTCTAAACATTCCAAATGCGCAGTTCAATTTCATCAAATGCTTCACATTGGATAGAGAAGCACGACGAGCGATTATTCAACAATCGTTTGTTCATGGGAATGTTATCTTACCAGCAAGAGAAGTACTTGAAGAAGTCGATTACCGAGCGAGAGGAAATTGCTTAACAATTCCTCCTTCTGCTTTCAACAGATTTAAGGTTTGCGTTGTGTT AGTCATTGGCGACTCAGTAAAATCCGCTTCCGAGGATTTCCAACTACAAACCGTCTACACGTTCCAAACGGAACATGTCTTTATATTTGACATTAGCTTCCCATTAATTTTTAATGGACGAAAGATAATGCTCAAGTTCTTCGGTGGTTACGCTCGCATTATTGAATGTGGTGTCCAGATCTTGATGGACGAAACGGACGGAAGCAACAAAGGGTTATTTGAAAATGTAGAATGGCGTACATATAAATCCTACGAAGAAGCagttgaaaaagaagagtatCAATGGGATACAAATCaatccgaagaagaagaagaagatgatctaTGGGATACACATGAATCCAACGAAGCATTCGACAAAGAAGACCATGACTACGAATCTGCTCCCACCGCATATGAAGACATCTGCTTGAATCCTTCACCTAAGCTAGATCCGATTCCAAATCCAACAGCCTCATCTTCACGGCCGTTGTCTCGTTTTACTTTCCCAGATTCGGCGGCGGCGTTTGCTACCCCTCGAATAGATGATGAAGCGTCCAATAAAGACGACAATGAAGAGGGAGACAAATCTGAAATTGTGTCCGAAGACAAAGATGAAGATACCGCCCACGACGGTGAC
- a CDS encoding Disease resistance protein (TIR-NBS-LRR class) family, with protein sequence MASSSSSPRNWRYNVFTSFHGPDVRIKFLSHLRQQFIYNGITMFDDNGIERSQIIAPALKKAIGESRIAILLLSKNYASSSWSLDELLEILKCKEDIGQIVMTVFYEVDPSDVRNQTGDFGIAFKETCAHKTEEERQKWTQALTYVGNIAGEDFKHWPNEAKMIEKIARDVSDILNVTPCRDFDGMVGLNDHLREMESLLDLKNDGVKIVGISGPAGIGKSTIATALHGRLSNMFQRTCFVDNLRESYKIGLDEYRLKLHLQQQLLAYVLNQDKIRVGHLSVMKERLDDLRVLIILDDVEHLYQLEALADIRWFGPGSRVIVTTENREILLQHGIKDIYHVGFPSEGEALMIFCLSAFRQPSPPYGFLKLTYEVASICGNLPLGLHVLGTLLWGKSQADWIEELPRLKDCLDGRIESVLKVGYESLYEKDQALFLLIAVYFNYDYVDYVTSMLENTNVLDVRLGLKKLANRCLIQIDIDHNRKSRVVMNRLLQVMAREVISKQKISKRKILEDPQDICYVLEEAKGKGSALGLSLDVAEIKELVINKKAFKKMCNLLILKVFNGTDPRDSKLHVPEEMELPSSIRLLHWEAYPRKSFRFGPENLVTLNMEYSELEKLWKGTQPLANLKEMNLCGSSCLKELPDLSKAANLERLDVAECNALVEIPSSVANLHKIVNLHMESCESLEVIPTLINLASLKIINIHDCPRLKSFPDVPTSLEELVIEKTGVQELPASFRHCTGVTTLYICSNRNLKTFSTHLPMGLRKLDLSNCGIEWVTDSIKDLHNLYYLKLSGCKRLVSLPELPCSLECLFAEDCTSLERVSDSLNIPNAQFNFIKCFTLDREARRAIIQQSFVHGNVILPAREVLEEVDYRARGNCLTIPPSAFNRFKSHWRLSKIRFRGFPTTNRLHVPNGTCLYI encoded by the exons atggcttcttcttcttcctcacctCGCAACTGGAGATACAATGTCTTCACGAGCTTCCATGGACCAGACGTCCGTATTAAATTTCTCAGTCATTTACGTCAACAGTTTATTTACAATGGAATTACTATGTTCGATGACAACGGGATCGAAAGAAGCCAAATTATCGCTCCAGCTCTCAAAAAAGCCATTGGAGAATCGAGGATCGCGATCTTATTGCTCTCGAAGAACTATGCTTCTTCCAGTTGGTCTTTGGATGAGCTATTGGAGATTTTAAAGTGCAAAGAAGATATAGGGCAAATAGTGATGACTGTCTTCTACGAAGTTGATCCTTCTGATGTCCGCAACCAAACCGGAGATTTTGGGATTGCTTTTAAAGAAACTTGTGCTCataaaacagaggaggagagGCAAAAATGGACCCAAGCTTTGACCTATGTGGGCAACATTGCCGGAGAAGACTTTAAACACTG gCCCAATGAAGCTAAAATGATCGAGAAGATTGCAAGAGATGTTTCAGATATACTAAACGTCACACCGTGTAGGGATTTTGATGGCATGGTTGGACTAAACGATCATTTGAGGGAAATGGAGTCTTTGCTAGATTTAAAGAATGATGGAGTTAAGATTGTTGGAATCTCTGGTCCTGCAGGCATTGGTAAAAGTACCATTGCTACAGCTTTACATGGTCGACTCTCTAACATGTTTCAGCGTACTTGTTTTGTGGACAATCTTAGGGAAAGCTATAAGATTGGTCTTGATGAGTATCGTTTGAAGTTGCACTTACAACAGCAACTTCTTGCATATGTTTTAAATCAGGATAAAATTAGGGTGGGCCATTTAAGTGTGATGAAAGAAAGGCTTGACGACTTGAGGGTTCTTATTATTCTTGATGATGTGGAGCATCTATATCAACTAGAGGCTTTGGCTGATATCAGGTGGTTTGGTCCTGGAAGTAGGGTGATAGTGACCactgaaaacagagagattttgCTGCAACATGGTATCAAGGATATATACCATGTGGGTTTTCCATCAGAAGGAGAAGCTCTAATGATCTTTTGTCTATCTGCTTTTAGACAACCCTCTCCACCTTATGGTTTTTTGAAGCTTACATATGAAGTTGCAAGTATTTGTGGTAATCTTCCATTGGGTCTGCATGTTTTGGGGACGTTATTGTGGGGAAAAAGTCAGGCTGACTGGATTGAAGAACTACCAAGGTTGAAAGACTGTCTTGATGGAAGAATTGAGAGTGTATTGAAAGTTGGCTATGAGAGTTTATATGAGAAAGACCAAGCTCTTTTTCTCCTCATTGCAGTCTACTTCAATTATGATTATGTTGATTATGTGACATCCATGCTAGAAAATACTAACGTATTGGATGTTAGACTTGGGTTGAAAAAACTAGCTAATAGATGTCTTATACAAATAGATATAGACCATAATCGCAAAAGTAGAGTCGTAATGAACCGGTTGCTACAAGTAATGGCTCGAGAAGTtatttccaaacaaaaaatttccaaaCGAAAGATTCTAGAAGATCCCCAGGATATTTGTTATGTTCTAGAAGAGGCAAAg GGTAAAGGATCAGCTTTAGGATTATCATTGGACGTAGCAGAGATCAAAGAATtagtaataaacaaaaaggcttttaaaaaaatgtgcAATCTTCTCATCTTAAAAGTCTTTAATGGGACGGATCCCCGAGATAGTAAATTGCACGTACCAGAGGAGATGGAGCTTCCATCTAGCATAAGGTTACTACATTGGGAGGCATACCCGAGAAAATCTTTTAGATTTGGTCCAGAAAATCTCGTCACACTCAACATGGAGTACAGTGAGCTCGAGAAGCTATGGAAAGGAACTCAG CCACTTGCAAATCTCAAGGAGATGAACTTGTGTGGGTCATCTTGTTTGAAGGAACTCCCAGATCTTTCGAAAGCAGCAAATCTGGAGAGATTGGATGTGGCTGAGTGCAATGCTTTGGTAGAGATTCCATCCTCAGTTGCGAATCTTCACAAAATAGTTAACTTACACATGGAATCCTGTGAAAGTCTAGAAGTCATTCCAACTCTCATCAACTTGGCATCTCTTAAGATTATCAACATACATGATTGCCCACGGTTGAAAAGTTTTCCAGATGTTCCCACCAGCCTCGAGGAACTTGTGATAGAGAAAACAGGGGTACAAGAATTGCCTGCATCATTTAGGCATTGCACTGGTGTTACTACTCTTTATATATGTTCCAATAGAAATCTCAAGACCTTCTCAACACATCTCCCCATGGGTCTAAGGAAGCTAGACCTAAGCAATTGTGGTATTGAGTGGGTTACAGATAGCATCAAAGATCTTCATAATCTATATTACCTTAAACTATCAGGCTGCAAAAGACTTGTGTCTTTGCCAGAACTCCCTTGTTCGCTCGAGTGTCTATTTGCAGAGGATTGTACATCACTAGAAAGAGTAAGTGACTCTCTAAACATTCCAAATGCGCAGTTCAATTTCATCAAATGCTTCACATTGGATAGAGAAGCACGACGAGCGATTATTCAACAATCGTTTGTTCATGGGAATGTTATCTTACCAGCAAGAGAAGTACTTGAAGAAGTCGATTACCGAGCGAGAGGAAATTGCTTAACAATTCCTCCTTCTGCTTTCAACAGATTTAAG AGTCATTGGCGACTCAGTAAAATCCGCTTCCGAGGATTTCCAACTACAAACCGTCTACACGTTCCAAACGGAACATGTCTTTATATTTGA
- a CDS encoding Disease resistance protein (TIR-NBS-LRR class) family yields the protein MIEKIARDVSDILNVTPCRDFDGMVGLNDHLREMESLLDLKNDGVKIVGISGPAGIGKSTIATALHGRLSNMFQRTCFVDNLRESYKIGLDEYRLKLHLQQQLLAYVLNQDKIRVGHLSVMKERLDDLRVLIILDDVEHLYQLEALADIRWFGPGSRVIVTTENREILLQHGIKDIYHVGFPSEGEALMIFCLSAFRQPSPPYGFLKLTYEVASICGNLPLGLHVLGTLLWGKSQADWIEELPRLKDCLDGRIESVLKVGYESLYEKDQALFLLIAVYFNYDYVDYVTSMLENTNVLDVRLGLKKLANRCLIQIDIDHNRKSRVVMNRLLQVMAREVISKQKISKRKILEDPQDICYVLEEAKGKGSALGLSLDVAEIKELVINKKAFKKMCNLLILKVFNGTDPRDSKLHVPEEMELPSSIRLLHWEAYPRKSFRFGPENLVTLNMEYSELEKLWKGTQPLANLKEMNLCGSSCLKELPDLSKAANLERLDVAECNALVEIPSSVANLHKIVNLHMESCESLEVIPTLINLASLKIINIHDCPRLKSFPDVPTSLEELVIEKTGVQELPASFRHCTGVTTLYICSNRNLKTFSTHLPMGLRKLDLSNCGIEWVTDSIKDLHNLYYLKLSGCKRLVSLPELPCSLECLFAEDCTSLERVSDSLNIPNAQFNFIKCFTLDREARRAIIQQSFVHGNVILPAREVLEEVDYRARGNCLTIPPSAFNRFKVCVVLSIH from the exons ATGATCGAGAAGATTGCAAGAGATGTTTCAGATATACTAAACGTCACACCGTGTAGGGATTTTGATGGCATGGTTGGACTAAACGATCATTTGAGGGAAATGGAGTCTTTGCTAGATTTAAAGAATGATGGAGTTAAGATTGTTGGAATCTCTGGTCCTGCAGGCATTGGTAAAAGTACCATTGCTACAGCTTTACATGGTCGACTCTCTAACATGTTTCAGCGTACTTGTTTTGTGGACAATCTTAGGGAAAGCTATAAGATTGGTCTTGATGAGTATCGTTTGAAGTTGCACTTACAACAGCAACTTCTTGCATATGTTTTAAATCAGGATAAAATTAGGGTGGGCCATTTAAGTGTGATGAAAGAAAGGCTTGACGACTTGAGGGTTCTTATTATTCTTGATGATGTGGAGCATCTATATCAACTAGAGGCTTTGGCTGATATCAGGTGGTTTGGTCCTGGAAGTAGGGTGATAGTGACCactgaaaacagagagattttgCTGCAACATGGTATCAAGGATATATACCATGTGGGTTTTCCATCAGAAGGAGAAGCTCTAATGATCTTTTGTCTATCTGCTTTTAGACAACCCTCTCCACCTTATGGTTTTTTGAAGCTTACATATGAAGTTGCAAGTATTTGTGGTAATCTTCCATTGGGTCTGCATGTTTTGGGGACGTTATTGTGGGGAAAAAGTCAGGCTGACTGGATTGAAGAACTACCAAGGTTGAAAGACTGTCTTGATGGAAGAATTGAGAGTGTATTGAAAGTTGGCTATGAGAGTTTATATGAGAAAGACCAAGCTCTTTTTCTCCTCATTGCAGTCTACTTCAATTATGATTATGTTGATTATGTGACATCCATGCTAGAAAATACTAACGTATTGGATGTTAGACTTGGGTTGAAAAAACTAGCTAATAGATGTCTTATACAAATAGATATAGACCATAATCGCAAAAGTAGAGTCGTAATGAACCGGTTGCTACAAGTAATGGCTCGAGAAGTtatttccaaacaaaaaatttccaaaCGAAAGATTCTAGAAGATCCCCAGGATATTTGTTATGTTCTAGAAGAGGCAAAg GGTAAAGGATCAGCTTTAGGATTATCATTGGACGTAGCAGAGATCAAAGAATtagtaataaacaaaaaggcttttaaaaaaatgtgcAATCTTCTCATCTTAAAAGTCTTTAATGGGACGGATCCCCGAGATAGTAAATTGCACGTACCAGAGGAGATGGAGCTTCCATCTAGCATAAGGTTACTACATTGGGAGGCATACCCGAGAAAATCTTTTAGATTTGGTCCAGAAAATCTCGTCACACTCAACATGGAGTACAGTGAGCTCGAGAAGCTATGGAAAGGAACTCAG CCACTTGCAAATCTCAAGGAGATGAACTTGTGTGGGTCATCTTGTTTGAAGGAACTCCCAGATCTTTCGAAAGCAGCAAATCTGGAGAGATTGGATGTGGCTGAGTGCAATGCTTTGGTAGAGATTCCATCCTCAGTTGCGAATCTTCACAAAATAGTTAACTTACACATGGAATCCTGTGAAAGTCTAGAAGTCATTCCAACTCTCATCAACTTGGCATCTCTTAAGATTATCAACATACATGATTGCCCACGGTTGAAAAGTTTTCCAGATGTTCCCACCAGCCTCGAGGAACTTGTGATAGAGAAAACAGGGGTACAAGAATTGCCTGCATCATTTAGGCATTGCACTGGTGTTACTACTCTTTATATATGTTCCAATAGAAATCTCAAGACCTTCTCAACACATCTCCCCATGGGTCTAAGGAAGCTAGACCTAAGCAATTGTGGTATTGAGTGGGTTACAGATAGCATCAAAGATCTTCATAATCTATATTACCTTAAACTATCAGGCTGCAAAAGACTTGTGTCTTTGCCAGAACTCCCTTGTTCGCTCGAGTGTCTATTTGCAGAGGATTGTACATCACTAGAAAGAGTAAGTGACTCTCTAAACATTCCAAATGCGCAGTTCAATTTCATCAAATGCTTCACATTGGATAGAGAAGCACGACGAGCGATTATTCAACAATCGTTTGTTCATGGGAATGTTATCTTACCAGCAAGAGAAGTACTTGAAGAAGTCGATTACCGAGCGAGAGGAAATTGCTTAACAATTCCTCCTTCTGCTTTCAACAGATTTAAGGTTTGCGTTGTGTTGTCAATTCACTAG